The following proteins are encoded in a genomic region of Methanobrevibacter sp.:
- a CDS encoding flavodoxin family protein, translated as MKIYGICGSPRNDTTQYVLEKALENLKNDGFETKLFSCAGKSIAPCMHCDYCMTHKECVNKDDMTEVYEGLKEADGLIFATPLHSGGISAETLSIFERTRALEAVDINLLRGKIGMSIAVGGDRDGGQSSAHLQIITYYMIHGIIPVSGGGYGANLGASFWSQDSLDKVKDDKYGFESLERTVKEFKDFLNKIRPNF; from the coding sequence ATGAAAATTTATGGTATATGCGGAAGTCCAAGAAATGATACAACACAATATGTTCTTGAAAAAGCTTTGGAAAATTTGAAAAATGACGGTTTTGAAACCAAATTGTTTAGTTGCGCCGGAAAATCAATAGCTCCTTGTATGCATTGCGATTATTGCATGACTCATAAGGAATGTGTTAACAAGGATGATATGACTGAAGTTTATGAAGGTCTCAAGGAAGCTGACGGTCTTATTTTTGCAACTCCTCTTCATTCAGGAGGAATTAGTGCTGAAACTTTATCAATTTTTGAGAGAACTCGAGCTTTGGAAGCTGTGGACATCAATTTGCTTCGTGGAAAAATAGGTATGAGCATAGCTGTTGGCGGTGACCGTGACGGTGGCCAAAGTTCAGCTCATCTGCAGATAATCACTTATTATATGATTCATGGGATAATTCCAGTCAGTGGTGGTGGTTACGGTGCTAATTTGGGTGCCTCCTTCTGGTCTCAGGATTCTTTGGATAAAGTAAAAGATGATAAATACGGTTTTGAATCTCTTGAGAGGACCGTTAAGGAATTTAAAGATTTTCTAAATAAGATTAGGCCTAATTTCTAA
- a CDS encoding flippase — MANKLIRGSFIIFLGNIIFRLGGYIYRFLMATLLGPTMYGILGLTLPFQGIFQTLSAGGLPPAIAKYVAEYEATDQKDLARQTIYTSLKIMIFLGVFFGFIMIFIAAPWLAYVYLQKPIALVPLQIVGLITPFSVIVGAFRGAFQGVYKMEYILYTRATEQLGMILFATAFVLIGLSTVGALWGTVLGFAVSCVIAVYLFKYQMGQYIPPASPDFVFSRKDELKLAVMLVKFAIPVIVTGIAEMGIYNICTLVMGRFLTADSIGFFAAADPISRLPLMISISVATTILPASSEAFSSGNKKELNRYVSESYKYSLLFVVPMCIGIALFAAPTLRLFYFTNPAYVTGASALAILAIGMTFYSIFSISTSIVQGIGNPRIPMYILVFGAILTAILNWYMVPAIGIAGGALATTIACFAMMIPVLYFVFKLTKTKPPIMPVAKIFLASIIMGIIAIIIPKTIIGLFIGIVSCPFIYLGALILCKFFQEEDIATLRGFTGKFGPIGKILNKILNIIVKIQFRNE; from the coding sequence ATGGCGAATAAATTGATTCGTGGAAGTTTCATTATATTTCTTGGAAATATTATTTTCCGTTTAGGAGGATACATTTATCGTTTTTTAATGGCAACTCTCTTAGGCCCCACCATGTATGGTATTTTAGGTCTTACACTTCCTTTTCAGGGTATTTTTCAAACCTTGTCTGCAGGAGGACTTCCTCCAGCTATTGCTAAGTATGTTGCCGAATATGAGGCCACAGATCAAAAAGATTTAGCTCGTCAGACAATTTATACCTCTTTAAAAATAATGATTTTTTTAGGTGTGTTTTTTGGTTTTATAATGATTTTTATTGCTGCTCCATGGCTTGCCTATGTCTATCTTCAAAAACCTATTGCACTTGTTCCTCTGCAGATTGTTGGGCTTATAACTCCATTTAGTGTAATTGTTGGAGCATTTAGAGGTGCATTCCAAGGGGTTTATAAGATGGAGTATATCCTTTATACTCGTGCAACCGAACAGTTGGGTATGATTCTTTTTGCTACAGCCTTTGTTTTAATAGGTCTTTCAACTGTTGGGGCTCTTTGGGGTACTGTTTTAGGTTTCGCTGTTTCATGTGTTATTGCAGTTTATTTATTCAAATATCAAATGGGTCAATATATTCCCCCTGCCAGTCCTGATTTTGTATTTTCACGTAAGGATGAATTGAAATTGGCTGTTATGTTAGTTAAGTTTGCTATTCCGGTTATTGTCACTGGTATTGCGGAAATGGGAATTTATAATATTTGTACCTTGGTAATGGGCCGTTTTTTAACTGCAGATTCAATCGGGTTTTTTGCAGCTGCGGATCCTATTTCAAGATTGCCTTTGATGATTTCCATTTCAGTAGCAACAACCATCTTGCCGGCTTCTTCAGAGGCTTTCAGTTCTGGAAATAAAAAAGAGTTGAATAGGTACGTTTCAGAGTCTTATAAGTATTCTTTACTATTTGTAGTTCCAATGTGTATCGGAATTGCTTTATTTGCAGCTCCAACATTAAGACTGTTCTACTTTACAAATCCTGCCTATGTTACTGGTGCATCTGCATTGGCAATTTTAGCTATTGGTATGACATTTTATTCAATATTTTCAATTTCAACCAGTATTGTTCAGGGTATTGGAAATCCGAGAATTCCGATGTATATTCTAGTATTTGGGGCAATATTGACTGCTATTCTTAATTGGTATATGGTTCCAGCAATCGGAATTGCAGGTGGGGCTCTTGCAACCACCATTGCCTGTTTCGCTATGATGATTCCGGTTTTGTACTTCGTATTCAAACTTACCAAAACAAAACCTCCAATAATGCCTGTTGCTAAGATATTTTTAGCTTCAATCATAATGGGAATTATAGCAATTATTATTCCAAAAACTATTATTGGTTTATTTATTGGTATTGTTTCCTGTCCTTTCATCTATTTGGGAGCATTAATTCTATGTAAATTCTTCCAGGAAGAGGATATAGCTACTTTAAGAGGATTCACTGGTAAATTTGGCCCTATAGGTAAAATATTAAATAAGATATTGAATATTATTGTAAAAATTCAATTTAGAAATGAATAA
- a CDS encoding TOBE domain-containing protein, which yields MTEVKAGIEYKINIGDESFLLNHKQYKLLENILNTGSITKAAKSVDVSYRTALNYIDKIESSLGIKIVSTTKGGKGGGGGTDLTPDGFSIIKECKKINAIMELHTDVNEFETIVSSIDESKGVMKVKIGDYLINAPPNKNYEAGEKILTLISYDNIFLMTEPCTSSIRNILKGKIVEMKLENEIIRVKIAVGDLKFFSDITLSAEKELNLTIGKEVYIGFKAMSVATLKL from the coding sequence ATGACTGAAGTAAAGGCAGGTATTGAATATAAGATTAATATTGGGGATGAGTCTTTTTTATTAAATCATAAACAATATAAGTTACTTGAAAATATTCTTAATACAGGTTCTATTACTAAAGCTGCCAAATCTGTAGATGTGTCCTATAGGACAGCTTTAAATTACATCGATAAAATAGAATCTTCTTTAGGTATTAAAATCGTTAGTACCACTAAAGGTGGTAAAGGCGGTGGGGGAGGAACTGATCTTACTCCTGATGGATTTTCTATTATAAAGGAATGTAAAAAGATCAACGCCATTATGGAATTACACACCGATGTTAATGAATTTGAAACAATCGTATCATCAATTGATGAATCAAAAGGTGTTATGAAAGTTAAAATTGGAGATTACTTAATTAATGCACCCCCTAACAAAAATTATGAAGCCGGAGAAAAAATATTAACTCTTATTAGCTATGACAATATTTTCCTCATGACTGAGCCATGTACTTCTAGTATTAGAAACATTTTAAAAGGTAAAATTGTTGAAATGAAGCTTGAAAATGAAATTATTCGTGTTAAAATTGCTGTAGGAGATTTAAAGTTCTTCTCAGACATTACATTATCTGCAGAAAAAGAGTTAAACCTTACTATCGGCAAAGAAGTTTATATTGGATTTAAAGCAATGTCTGTTGCGACTTTAAAATTATAA
- a CDS encoding 4Fe-4S binding protein: MEVDETKCIGCGNCYDICPKAAKIWEIKDVAHVLDLRYCHVCTLCAMECPVDCIKIIRNAPEE, from the coding sequence ATCGAAGTAGATGAAACTAAATGTATTGGTTGCGGGAACTGTTATGACATATGTCCTAAAGCAGCTAAAATTTGGGAGATTAAGGATGTTGCCCATGTATTGGATTTAAGGTACTGTCATGTATGTACATTATGTGCAATGGAATGTCCTGTAGACTGTATTAAAATAATAAGGAATGCTCCTGAAGAATAA
- the hisB gene encoding imidazoleglycerol-phosphate dehydratase HisB, translated as MCRMAEVSRDTSETQIKIKLNIDGTGKYDIDTGVNFFNHMLESFSKHSRFDLDISAIGDVEIDDHHTVEDVGILLGEAFNKAIGDKRGIKRMADAIVPMDESVATVAVDISGRSYCNMDISFKNEKIGDLTSDIIIHFFESFVSAAKINIYASAKGFNDHHKAEAIFKAFAKSLKEATKIEHDEIPSTKGVL; from the coding sequence ATGTGTAGAATGGCTGAAGTTTCTAGAGATACTTCTGAAACTCAAATAAAGATAAAATTGAATATTGATGGAACTGGTAAATACGATATTGACACCGGGGTAAATTTCTTTAATCACATGTTGGAATCATTTTCAAAGCATAGCAGATTTGATTTGGATATATCTGCAATAGGTGATGTTGAAATCGATGACCATCATACGGTTGAGGATGTTGGCATTCTTTTAGGTGAAGCATTCAACAAAGCTATTGGGGATAAACGTGGAATCAAAAGAATGGCTGATGCAATTGTTCCGATGGATGAATCAGTAGCTACTGTAGCAGTTGATATAAGTGGAAGAAGTTATTGTAATATGGATATCAGTTTTAAAAATGAGAAAATTGGTGATTTGACTTCTGATATTATTATTCATTTCTTCGAATCATTTGTGAGTGCAGCTAAAATTAATATTTATGCTTCTGCAAAAGGTTTCAACGATCATCATAAGGCTGAAGCTATTTTTAAGGCATTTGCTAAATCTCTTAAAGAAGCTACTAAAATAGAGCATGATGAAATTCCAAGTACCAAGGGAGTTTTATAG
- a CDS encoding F420-dependent methylenetetrahydromethanopterin dehydrogenase has protein sequence MVVKIGIIKSGNIGTSPVIDLILDERADRPNIDVRLVGSGAKMNPEQVEEVAPKIADFDPDFCIFISPNPGAPGPAKAREILSAADKPAIIIGDAPGARVADEMDEQGLGYIIVNADPMIGARRELLDPTEMASFNSDIIKVLAATGAYRLIQKTIGEIIAAVEAGEEVELPKLKITAEKAVEAGEFTNPYAKAKAYAAYEIASKVADLDVKGCFMVQDSEKYIPIVAAAHEMASTAAKLAVEAREIEKANDTLCRTPHMGDGCIGNKCVLMEKPEK, from the coding sequence ATGGTTGTAAAAATAGGAATTATTAAAAGTGGTAACATCGGAACTTCTCCGGTAATTGACTTAATTTTAGATGAAAGAGCAGACAGACCTAACATCGATGTAAGATTAGTAGGTTCTGGAGCAAAAATGAACCCAGAACAAGTAGAAGAAGTAGCACCTAAAATAGCTGACTTCGACCCAGATTTCTGTATCTTCATCTCACCTAACCCAGGAGCACCAGGTCCTGCAAAAGCAAGAGAAATCTTATCCGCTGCTGACAAACCAGCAATCATCATTGGTGACGCACCAGGTGCAAGAGTAGCTGATGAAATGGATGAACAAGGTTTAGGTTACATCATTGTAAACGCTGACCCAATGATTGGTGCTAGAAGAGAATTATTAGACCCAACTGAAATGGCTTCTTTCAACTCTGACATCATTAAAGTATTAGCAGCAACTGGAGCTTACAGATTAATCCAAAAAACTATTGGTGAAATTATTGCTGCTGTTGAAGCTGGTGAAGAAGTAGAATTACCAAAACTCAAAATTACTGCTGAAAAAGCTGTTGAAGCTGGTGAATTCACCAACCCATACGCAAAAGCTAAAGCTTACGCAGCATACGAAATTGCATCAAAAGTTGCAGACTTAGATGTAAAAGGTTGTTTCATGGTACAAGACTCTGAAAAATACATCCCAATCGTTGCAGCAGCACACGAAATGGCATCTACTGCAGCAAAATTAGCTGTTGAAGCAAGAGAAATCGAAAAAGCAAACGATACCTTATGCAGAACCCCTCACATGGGTGACGGTTGCATCGGTAACAAATGCGTATTAATGGAAAAACCAGAAAAATAA
- a CDS encoding branched-chain amino acid transaminase — MAWDDTASKIWMNGNIVDWEDAKIHALSHVVHYGTSVFEGIRAYDNEKGPCVFRLEEHIERLFDSAKIYKIDMPYTEEEVCDATIEILKENGLKSCYIRPIAFRGYGELGVNPLNCPVDVLIGAWEWGSYLGEEGMNIGVDVGVSSWRKPAPDTLPVMAKAAANYMNSQLAKLEAIEHGYAEAIMLDYQGFVAEGSGENIFVVEDDVIYTPSLGSSILRGITRDSIMELAKSLGYKVVEETIGRERLYLADEIFFSGTAAEVTPIKSVDGRSIGIGKRGPVTEELQKTFFEIVEAKKDDEFGWLKYF, encoded by the coding sequence ATGGCTTGGGATGATACAGCAAGTAAAATTTGGATGAACGGAAATATTGTGGACTGGGAAGATGCTAAAATTCACGCTCTTTCTCATGTTGTACATTATGGAACAAGTGTATTTGAAGGTATAAGAGCTTATGACAATGAAAAGGGTCCTTGTGTTTTCCGTTTAGAAGAACATATTGAACGTTTATTTGATTCTGCAAAAATCTATAAAATTGACATGCCTTACACAGAAGAGGAAGTCTGTGATGCAACAATTGAAATTCTTAAAGAAAACGGCCTTAAATCATGTTATATTCGTCCAATTGCATTTAGAGGATATGGGGAATTAGGAGTAAATCCTTTGAATTGTCCTGTTGATGTTTTAATCGGTGCTTGGGAATGGGGATCCTATTTAGGTGAAGAAGGTATGAACATTGGTGTTGATGTTGGCGTATCTTCTTGGAGAAAACCTGCTCCTGATACATTGCCCGTAATGGCAAAGGCAGCTGCTAATTATATGAATTCCCAATTAGCAAAACTCGAAGCAATCGAACATGGATATGCTGAAGCTATCATGCTTGACTATCAAGGATTTGTAGCTGAAGGTAGTGGTGAAAACATATTCGTAGTTGAAGACGATGTAATTTACACTCCTTCTTTAGGTTCTTCTATTCTTAGAGGTATTACAAGAGACTCAATCATGGAGTTGGCAAAATCTCTTGGTTATAAGGTTGTTGAAGAAACCATCGGTCGTGAAAGACTTTATCTTGCTGATGAAATCTTTTTCAGCGGTACTGCTGCAGAAGTTACTCCTATTAAGAGTGTAGATGGAAGATCAATAGGCATTGGAAAAAGAGGCCCAGTAACCGAAGAATTACAAAAAACTTTCTTTGAAATAGTTGAAGCTAAAAAAGACGATGAATTTGGTTGGTTAAAATATTTCTAG
- a CDS encoding undecaprenyl-diphosphate phosphatase has translation MDILSAIIIGIVQGLTEFLPISSSAHLIFVQKALGVESNLAFDTFLHLGSLIAVLLFFYADIYKMIKAWWLSIGDLLQGRFREGIYEDPYKRLAWYVILASVPVGIVGILFEDQVDALFGGALYVPAFFLFVTGTILYLSQRMDKGDIDFANISAKESLFMGLGQACAVLPGLSRSGTTIAAGLVLGLNKEFAAKFSFILSIPAIVGAVIFQIKDIGAAMDANVAAILLGFFAAFIAGYIAIKCVLELIEKRSLDIFSYYCWVIGIIIFLGSVAHIF, from the coding sequence ATGGATATTTTATCAGCAATTATTATTGGTATTGTCCAGGGATTAACTGAATTTTTACCAATAAGTAGTTCTGCTCATTTAATTTTTGTTCAAAAAGCATTGGGTGTTGAAAGCAATCTTGCTTTTGATACTTTTCTTCATTTAGGATCTTTAATAGCTGTTCTGTTATTTTTCTATGCTGACATCTATAAAATGATTAAAGCTTGGTGGTTAAGCATCGGCGATCTTCTTCAAGGTAGGTTTAGAGAAGGAATCTATGAGGATCCTTATAAAAGATTGGCATGGTATGTTATTTTAGCTTCTGTTCCTGTAGGAATTGTCGGTATCTTATTTGAAGACCAAGTGGATGCATTGTTTGGTGGCGCTTTATATGTTCCAGCATTCTTTTTATTTGTAACAGGTACAATCTTGTACTTATCTCAAAGAATGGATAAGGGAGATATTGATTTTGCAAATATTTCAGCTAAAGAATCTTTATTTATGGGATTAGGTCAAGCTTGTGCGGTATTGCCTGGACTTTCACGTTCTGGTACAACCATTGCTGCAGGTCTTGTTCTTGGTCTAAATAAGGAATTCGCCGCTAAGTTCAGTTTCATATTGTCCATTCCAGCTATTGTTGGTGCTGTAATATTTCAGATAAAGGATATTGGTGCTGCAATGGATGCTAATGTTGCAGCTATTTTATTAGGTTTCTTTGCAGCATTTATTGCAGGTTATATAGCTATTAAATGCGTTTTAGAATTAATCGAAAAAAGAAGTTTGGATATATTCAGTTACTACTGTTGGGTAATTGGTATTATAATCTTCTTAGGTTCTGTAGCTCATATATTCTAA
- the cobT gene encoding nicotinate mononucleotide-dependent phosphoribosyltransferase CobT, producing MIDGVTTYGSTDLIEEIQHTEPVFICTIGTTETSRIEGISGAGATPELTEYTPAADVELMVLGQVRCMEEIAQTVIGEAAAPTPAVLTKAALELADIPFVIVDAGSKIKPEIECMRLGNDYGRDIRTGKGVLNPLEIYENGKDLGEKLGMLHDSLIIGESIAAGTTTALGVLKALGYDADGKVSGCMPTNPHDLKTSVVDEGIKNSGIEPGKCDAFQAIGAVGDPTLAGIAALVLSSGNTPIILAGGTQMAAVCAVVKAIKPDFDFSRVNIATTIYVAEDETANLLDLLNQIDPEISLHVVDPKFEESEDPGIRLYTEGFIKEGAGAGGAMFTALMRGASVKSLRSKIEKVCQLK from the coding sequence GTGATCGATGGAGTAACAACATACGGATCTACTGATTTAATAGAGGAAATACAACATACAGAACCTGTTTTTATTTGTACTATAGGAACTACTGAAACATCCAGAATAGAAGGAATTTCTGGTGCGGGAGCGACCCCTGAATTAACCGAATATACTCCCGCAGCTGATGTGGAATTGATGGTTCTTGGGCAAGTAAGATGTATGGAAGAAATAGCACAAACAGTTATTGGTGAAGCTGCAGCGCCAACACCTGCAGTTCTTACAAAAGCAGCACTGGAATTGGCTGACATCCCATTTGTAATTGTAGACGCTGGATCTAAAATAAAACCTGAAATCGAATGTATGCGTCTTGGAAATGATTATGGAAGAGACATTAGAACTGGAAAAGGTGTTTTAAACCCTCTTGAAATCTATGAAAACGGGAAAGACCTTGGAGAAAAACTTGGAATGTTACATGACAGTTTAATAATTGGTGAAAGCATAGCTGCCGGAACCACCACCGCATTAGGCGTTCTAAAAGCATTAGGTTATGATGCGGACGGAAAGGTAAGCGGTTGTATGCCAACAAATCCCCATGATTTGAAAACCTCTGTTGTGGATGAAGGAATAAAAAATTCAGGAATCGAACCTGGAAAATGCGATGCATTTCAAGCAATAGGTGCAGTTGGAGATCCAACCTTAGCAGGAATTGCAGCACTGGTTTTATCTAGTGGAAATACTCCCATCATATTAGCTGGAGGAACCCAAATGGCAGCTGTTTGCGCAGTCGTGAAAGCAATTAAACCTGACTTCGACTTTTCAAGAGTGAATATAGCTACTACCATATACGTAGCAGAAGATGAAACTGCAAATCTTTTAGATTTACTTAATCAAATCGATCCAGAAATTTCATTACATGTAGTTGACCCTAAATTTGAAGAATCAGAAGATCCTGGAATAAGATTATACACAGAAGGTTTCATAAAAGAAGGAGCCGGAGCTGGAGGTGCAATGTTTACTGCCCTTATGAGAGGAGCTAGTGTAAAAAGCTTAAGAAGCAAAATAGAAAAAGTTTGTCAATTAAAATAA
- a CDS encoding DUF1002 domain-containing protein: MRKLTIGLIFTICIITAVCASSAIAGNSNPDLVVTYGETTYANQQYVNSVNNYFASKGYTNLGNANTEVISASQVNAISQGISGKTYNSNQIFSSALVDLNQGDNLKVTVDSSKITLVTAKMYASALESAGIQKGIVYVTSPISATGESALAGVMSCYEKATNVEIPQEVKQAANEEIYVQAEVVNNTNANPDQISQIVDDVKGEVEKQNITDMQSIVDVVNETAQKYNIQISNADIEKIAEAIYNTFNVQDQANAYKDKLEAVLS; this comes from the coding sequence ATGCGTAAATTAACAATTGGTTTAATATTTACAATATGTATTATAACTGCTGTATGTGCATCATCTGCAATTGCCGGAAATTCAAATCCTGACCTGGTAGTTACATATGGTGAGACAACTTATGCAAATCAACAATATGTAAATTCTGTAAACAATTACTTCGCAAGCAAAGGATATACAAATCTTGGAAATGCAAATACTGAAGTAATTAGTGCTAGTCAGGTAAATGCAATCTCACAGGGCATAAGTGGAAAAACTTATAATTCAAACCAGATATTTTCTTCTGCTTTAGTAGATTTGAATCAGGGAGATAATCTTAAAGTTACAGTGGACTCTTCAAAAATAACTTTAGTAACTGCTAAAATGTATGCTTCAGCATTAGAATCAGCTGGTATTCAAAAAGGTATAGTTTATGTAACAAGCCCTATTTCCGCTACTGGGGAATCTGCTCTTGCAGGTGTAATGAGTTGTTATGAAAAAGCAACCAATGTGGAAATCCCTCAAGAGGTTAAACAAGCGGCTAATGAAGAAATCTATGTGCAGGCTGAAGTAGTGAATAATACAAATGCCAATCCGGACCAAATATCTCAAATTGTAGATGATGTTAAAGGAGAGGTGGAAAAACAAAATATCACTGATATGCAGTCAATAGTTGATGTAGTAAATGAAACAGCACAAAAATATAATATTCAAATATCCAATGCAGATATTGAAAAAATAGCAGAAGCGATTTATAACACATTCAATGTTCAAGATCAAGCTAATGCTTATAAAGATAAATTAGAGGCTGTTTTAAGTTAA
- a CDS encoding bifunctional N(6)-L-threonylcarbamoyladenine synthase/serine/threonine protein kinase, which yields MIILISLGIEGTAEKTGVGIVDSDGNILGMAGRQLFPEKGGIHPRIAAEHHAEWIPKLIPEAIEQAGIEYDDIDLISFSQGPGLGPALRIVATSARSLALSLNKPIIGVNHCIGHVEIGKLDTGAINPVTLYVSGGNSQVIAFESGRYRIFGETLDIAIGNCLDHFGRETGLGHPGGPVIEKLAKKGSYVDLPYSVKGMDFSFSGLLSAALREHQKGTPIEDICYSLQETAFAMLVEVTERALSHTQKDEVMLCGGVSANSRLREMLNTMATEQGAKFYMPEMKLCGDNGVMIAWLGILMNNHFGPMDMDKTEIIQRFRTDEVDIPWVLNEKSYLKLANGLIAKGAESNILEGKYLDENVVSKNRVPKNYRIPEIDNKIRKSRTKLEAKLLSDVKRAGVKSPILYDVNLDEKVILMEKIDGKMVKDIINIGSDDLAFEIGQNIAKIHNQNIIHGDITTSNILVDSDGKLVFLDFGLGRYSDLFEDKAVDLLVLKKSLQSIDQKIANHIFDIVLKGYSDDNDNIIKKIKEIESRGRYTH from the coding sequence GTGATTATTTTGATTAGTTTAGGAATTGAAGGAACAGCTGAAAAAACCGGCGTTGGGATTGTTGATAGTGATGGAAATATTTTAGGGATGGCTGGTCGTCAGCTATTTCCGGAAAAGGGAGGAATTCATCCAAGAATAGCTGCAGAACATCATGCTGAATGGATTCCAAAATTAATTCCTGAGGCTATTGAACAGGCTGGGATAGAATATGATGACATTGATTTAATTTCATTTTCACAGGGGCCTGGATTGGGGCCTGCTTTAAGGATAGTTGCTACTTCTGCAAGAAGTTTGGCATTGTCTCTTAATAAGCCAATTATTGGTGTTAATCATTGTATTGGTCATGTTGAAATTGGAAAACTTGATACTGGAGCAATTAATCCTGTTACTCTTTATGTTAGTGGTGGAAATAGTCAGGTTATAGCATTTGAAAGTGGAAGATATAGGATATTTGGCGAAACATTGGATATTGCTATTGGGAATTGTCTTGATCATTTTGGTCGTGAAACCGGATTGGGTCATCCTGGAGGTCCTGTTATTGAAAAGCTAGCTAAAAAAGGGAGCTATGTTGATTTGCCTTATAGTGTAAAAGGAATGGATTTTTCATTTTCAGGACTTTTGTCTGCAGCTTTGAGAGAACATCAAAAAGGCACTCCTATTGAAGATATTTGTTATTCTTTGCAGGAAACTGCTTTTGCAATGCTAGTTGAAGTTACAGAAAGGGCACTTTCCCATACTCAAAAAGATGAAGTAATGTTATGCGGAGGTGTTTCTGCCAATAGCAGGCTTCGTGAAATGCTTAATACAATGGCGACAGAACAGGGAGCTAAGTTTTACATGCCTGAAATGAAGTTATGCGGTGACAATGGTGTTATGATAGCTTGGTTAGGCATTTTAATGAATAATCATTTTGGTCCAATGGATATGGACAAAACTGAAATAATTCAGAGATTTAGGACCGATGAGGTTGATATTCCATGGGTTTTAAATGAAAAATCTTATTTAAAATTAGCCAATGGCCTAATTGCAAAAGGTGCGGAATCTAATATTTTGGAAGGCAAATATTTGGATGAAAATGTAGTTTCAAAGAATAGGGTTCCTAAAAATTACCGTATTCCTGAAATCGATAATAAGATAAGAAAATCAAGAACCAAGCTTGAAGCCAAATTATTATCTGATGTTAAAAGGGCTGGAGTCAAATCTCCTATTTTGTATGATGTTAATTTGGATGAAAAAGTTATATTGATGGAAAAAATTGATGGAAAAATGGTTAAAGACATTATAAATATTGGTAGTGATGATTTGGCTTTTGAAATTGGTCAAAATATAGCCAAAATACACAATCAAAATATTATTCATGGAGATATTACAACTTCAAACATTTTAGTTGATTCTGATGGCAAACTGGTATTTCTAGACTTTGGTCTTGGAAGATATTCTGATCTGTTTGAAGACAAGGCAGTTGATTTGCTGGTTTTGAAAAAGTCTCTTCAAAGCATTGATCAAAAAATAGCCAATCACATTTTTGATATTGTTTTGAAAGGTTATAGTGACGATAATGATAATATTATTAAAAAAATTAAGGAAATCGAATCAAGAGGAAGATATACTCATTAG
- a CDS encoding XTP/dITP diphosphatase: MITFITGNKHKVEEAENIFKDYDIKLEHIDLGYCEPQGTLEEVAISGAKYACRKLNKPVIVEDAGLFIRALKDFPGTYSSYVQDTLGNEGILKLLEDADDRYAEFRSVIGYCAPNSEPKIFLGKVSGEIALSEKGNLGFAFDPIFYVPEEGKTFGELTTEEKNQFSHRKNSLEKFIKWYSKE, encoded by the coding sequence ATGATAACATTTATTACTGGGAATAAACATAAAGTAGAAGAAGCAGAGAATATTTTTAAAGATTACGACATTAAACTAGAGCATATTGATTTAGGTTACTGCGAACCTCAAGGAACTCTTGAAGAAGTGGCCATATCGGGTGCAAAATATGCTTGTCGTAAGCTAAATAAACCTGTGATTGTGGAAGATGCTGGTTTATTTATAAGAGCTCTTAAAGATTTCCCTGGAACTTATTCCTCATATGTGCAAGATACATTGGGAAATGAGGGGATTTTGAAGCTTTTAGAAGATGCTGACGATAGATATGCCGAATTCAGGTCAGTTATTGGGTACTGCGCCCCCAATTCTGAGCCCAAGATCTTTTTAGGCAAAGTCAGTGGAGAAATAGCTCTTAGTGAAAAAGGCAATTTAGGATTCGCTTTTGATCCAATTTTTTATGTGCCAGAAGAAGGCAAAACTTTTGGAGAGCTCACTACAGAGGAAAAAAATCAGTTTTCACATAGAAAAAATTCTTTAGAGAAATTTATCAAATGGTATTCTAAAGAGTAA